The region AGAAGCCCTAGTCAAAAAagggagttttgttttttgtttgttttaatactcAGAAAGAGCTGTTGGGGTCAGTTTGCTTGTTTGTtgtgccacacagcatgcaggatcttgggtgaaacccatgccccctgcagtggaagttcagagtcttaaccactggaccaccagggaggtcccaagagCTATTACTCCCTTTCTAAGCACTTAGTTCAGCATGCAATTAAACACTCAGTTATAAGTTCCCCATTAGACCCTTCCACTACTATGCACGTAGTGCAAAGTAAATGCTCAGGAGATGTTTATTGAACGTATGAATAATATTATTCTCCCTGGTTCCAGAAGCTGATCCATGATTAGCTTGGGATCAGATAAGCAGTTCTTGAAGGAGCGGCTTAAAgactggaggtggtggtggggggtgtttaatcactaacttgtgtccgactcttgtgacctcatggactgtagcccgccaggctcttctatacatgggattttccaggcaagaatactggagtggattgccatttccttctccaggggatcttcccaacccaggaattgaacccaggttcattgcaggcagattctttactgactgagctatgagggaagcccatatctctatacagtctgtggaattctccaggccagaatactggagtgggtagccattcccttctctacgggatctttccaacccagggatcgaacccaggtctctcacattgcaggcagattattctttatcagctgagccaccaggaaagccctaaagaCTGGGATCATAGTAGAAAGAGAATTCAGTATTGACTAAACCTTAATTCTGCCTTAGGTAAAAAACTTAAACTCCCTTTATAGGttcttacctataaaatgagaGACTTTGTATTTGATCACTTTTGGGAATTTCCCTAGGATTTGAAAGTTTGTTCATTTTATAGCTGTGGGATGTGATAATGAGCCAAATATACGTGGTCTCCGCTATCAAGGGGTACAGATAAAAACTGTAAGCAAATAAATGCTCAAATGAATGTGTGCTTACACGTATGATGGCTGCTCTGAAAAAATATTACAGAGTACCATGAGAACATGTAATAGGCAAATCCAACCTAGTCAGAAGTGATATTTAGTCTGAATCTAAAGGATAAATAAGAGTTGAGTGAGTGAGCAGAAAGAGCAGGTTGAAAAGAGATCCTGAGATGGGAAAAAATTTAGTGAATTGGTGAAACTGAAAAAAGACCAGGAGAGCTGAAGCATATTGAACAAGGGAAAGGTTAAGAAAAGATCAGGCTCAAAAGTATCTTTCCTACACCAATAGCCAGTACCATGCTCAAAGAGGAAACTCTACAAGTGTTAAATAGAAGTAAACAAATATGGCCACTGttatataacatttatttgaaaattctaGCCTGTTCAATAAAATgacaaatcaaaagaaagataCAACTTTGGAAGAAAGAGTCAGATTATCCGTGATTACAGGCAATGTAGTTGTATGCCGAAAAACTCTtaagaaaatcacaaaaaaaCTCTGGAACTCGTCTAAAGTGGTAAGATTGTATCTTCTTGCAGCTTTCTTTCTGTGGCCCCTTGGCCCTCCTGTATCCTAAAATTTCTAAGGCTTTCTGCTCTGGGCTACAAATGAATCTGTAGTCCACCTGCCCATGTGACGTCAACTGTGGCCCAAGGTATCCCATTTTACTGTCAAGCCACAAATACCTTTATCCAAGGCTTAGCCAGGatattcaggttttatttttctctctgtagcTTCCTGTCATATCTGTGATGAGAGAAACAGAGTCCCAATTACTGCCAGATGTAGGAGCTATTGTAACCTGTAAGGTAAGTTGGTCTTAACCTCCCTGCTTAGGATACCATCCAGTGTTGAAATCATGATCATTATAGAACTGCACTGTCCAGTATGGTAACCAGTagtcacatgctgctgctaagtcacttcagtcgtgtccgactctgtgaaccccatagacagcagcccaccaggcttccccgtccttgggattctccaggcaagaacactggagtgggttgccatttccttctccaatgcatgaaaatgaaaagtgaaagggaagtcgctcagttgtgtccgactctgtgtgaccccatggactgtcgcctaccaggctcctctgtccatgggattgtccaggcaagagtactggagtggggtgccattgccttctcccaatagtCACATAagatcatttaaatttaaataaattaatattaaacaaaatttaacatttatttcctcAGTTCCACTAGCTCCATTTCAAGTAGTCAATAGCCACAGGTGAATGGTGGTTGCCATGTTGGTCAACACAATTTTtctatcatcacagaaagttttaCTGGACTCTGCTGGGTCTAGAGATTTCTAGGGTAATGATCAGTGTGGTCAAGTTCAAGCTTATGTAGTTCTTTCACAGAGCTGGTTTCctcattatataattttttacttttgtctGGGAAACAGGAGTACCAGAAGGTCATAAGGAGGTGTATTTTTGAACATCTAAAGCGAAACTTTTTCTGCagagaaatgaaagatttttataaaGTCTTTGAGGGCAAGTGCAAATTAGTGCTCTACCAATTAGTAACTACAAGACATCAGTATTCCATGCCCATCCCCACCCTCTGCCAGTTAACTTGTAGCTCTTAGTTTTTCTCTATAAATAATTTCTCCAACAGAAAATCTATgtggggaattccttggcagtccagtggttaggactctgcactttcagtgCCAAAGGTGCATGtccagtccctgatcagggaactaagatcctgcaagccgcgCAGCGTGGCCACATTtaaaaaaggggaaaggaaaaaaagagaaaatctatgcattattttgaaaataactgGATAGGCACAGTGATCCAAATATTACCCAGCAGCTGGAATGGAGACTTAAGTTCCATTCACACTACAGGCCTCTTGGTGAGATCTGCTAAAGGTCTAGTTAGATTTGCTATGCTTCCCTTGTGTATTTATGTTAGACCTGCACATTTTTGAAAATCTCTGccatattatttcatttgatttccCTCGGTAACTCTGTTTTAGGTGGCCAGAGTGGCTCTTACTCCACTTTATGAACATCACTTATGCAAGGATAAATACGAGTTAACTTATCTGAAATTCTATGCTTAGTAGGGATGCTTGGACTAAAATCCTAGTCTTTCCTAGTTGATTCCTGCCTCCTTCAGCTGACAATTGCTAATACTCTAATGCTGCCCTTTCCTCTGTTCTACAGGTCTCCAGCATCAATTCACGCTTTGCCAAAGTACACATCCTGTATGTGGGGTCCACACCACTTAAGAACTCTTTTCGAGGAACCATCCGGTAAGGAGTATTTTTGTCTTCATATTCGCCTCAGCGCCTGGAGTGAGATTAGGATAGGATGGGAAACTGGAATTTTTAAGAACAATTACAGTCTATTCCTGCCCTGTCTCACCTCTTTGTGCTTTGATTCTCCCCACGTAGTatctaaagaaaatatatctaaatatctaaatatatctaaaaatatatctaaagaaaataaagacagaaggAAGATATTAATGAGATAGgactttaaataaaacaaaaaagaattgaaTAAGCTGGAGGTGCATTGTGGGTATCATTCATACCAAAGTAAAGAAGGCATTTTAGGAAGTacctttttttcttgtgtttaatATCGATTAACCCAAGCATTATAAGACAATAAAAAGGGTAGTGGGTGAAGTGGTATTTTTCCCCACTATGGGTTCTTTGAGAAGGGACAGACAGTTCTTATAAGCTAGATAATTTAACATATGAGGCTCTTTCCACCCTCAGGATTCTGTGTGGTTCTGTGATGCTGCCATTCAAGCTCTCCTAAGGCAGCAGAGTTCCTTATCCTTCTCTGCCAAATTGGATCCACTTTCCTCTAGTGGGAGATATTGATAATCCTGTTCTGTTTGATCCAAGAATGGGAACTGATTGTTCCCTCCGGGTTAGGACAGGAAACATTTCTCCACTTGCTCCTCTAGGTGGCAGCAGGGTCCTGATCAGGACTTGTCGTCTTTGCTCGTACAGCTCTTTGTCTGCTAGGAGTCTGCAGGATAATTCTTTCTCACAGATAATTAATCTTTccgttatttcttttctttatagcaAAGAAGACGTCCGAGCTACTGAAAAAGACAAGGTTGTTGGTTGGTTCTTATTTTTCTTCGTGGCTTTAGGAATCTCAGTCTTTTTAGATTATTCCAGTGAATTTCAAAAGTCAGTGGGAATGTGGAGTCCAAGGAATTTTAAGGTGTTCTCTACTGGAAGGTGTGGAACTCACCTCACTATTCCTTTCCTCTTCgtagaatttttcttctttttgttgacCAGAGAGGAGCTAGTTTACGCTTTGTCTTTGAAGCCAGGTGTTTATTCATGGCTGTTCTCTCAGACTTATTCTGGACCCTTTCAGAGCAGCCATAGTACCTTTTGTCTAAGTCAGATTCCTGATCAGGTTACTGAGTTCAGATCTTTCATTTATGTGATGATGCCACAGAAGCAATAAAAGTTGTTGATCTACTTGAGTAATGGTAGATCTACCACTGGGGTTCTACCCTCTGGAGTTAGAAGTAAACTAGCTCTACCCAGTGGGGTTAATAGTTTCATTATAGACCTGATCGGAGCTTTTACTTAACACTCCTTTCTTTACAGGTTGAAATTTATAAGAGTTTCCGCCCAGGGGACATCGTCTTGGCCAAAGTGGTATCCTTATTCCCTGCAGACTTGTGGTCCTTTgtcaaaggaagaaatggaagtaGAGAAACCACTAAGTAGCTATGAGAGGGAAGACGTGTaagtctttgttttcctttaccAACGTGATGTGACTAGATCTCCCTAGGTGATGCACAGTCCAACTACCTGCTAACCACC is a window of Bos mutus isolate GX-2022 chromosome 26, NWIPB_WYAK_1.1, whole genome shotgun sequence DNA encoding:
- the EXOSC1 gene encoding exosome complex component CSL4 isoform X3, whose protein sequence is MWGPHHLRTLFEEPSAKKTSELLKKTRLLVEIYKSFRPGDIVLAKVISLGDAQSNYLLTTAENELGVVVAHSESGVQMVPISWCEMQCPKTHTKEFRKVARVQPEFLQT